The sequence TGCAGTAGTCTGCTGCCAAAAAACATCTACATCATCCATGATTATATCTTCCAATGAATAAGAAGAAAAATATTTGGAATAGAATTCAGCGGAAAACTGTATTTGGTTAGACAATATGTCCTCTATACTTTTATAATAATACTGCTTGACAGCATTTATCAAAAAAAATTCCAATATAAATACTGAAATAATAATTACAAGCATAAAATTTCCTACCAGCCTAGCTTTTATACTCCTCATTTTCTACAGCCTTTCACTTTTTATTTATAGCCCATCTATATCCTACGCCCCAAACCGTATCTATAATTTGGGGGTCACTAGGATCATCCTCCAACTTTGCCCTGAGTCTTCTTATATTTACATCTACGATTTTAGTATCTCCTACAAAGTCATAACCCCAAACTATATTCAATATTTCGTCTCTGCTAAATGCCTTGCCGGAATTTTCCATAAATAATTTAATGATGGAATATTCCGTCGGAGTAAGTTCTATCTCCCGGCCGTCTTTATAGAACTTCCTGGCATAAGAATCTATTTTAAAGGGACCATCAGATTCCACACCTGATTTATCATGTAAATGAAATTCCATTCTCCTAACTAAGGATTTAACTCTGAGAACCAATTCAATCGGATTAAAGGGTTTAGCCATATAATCATCCGTGCCATACTCAAGACCCGTAATTTTATCAATATCTTGACTTTTAGCAGTAAGCATTATTATTCCAATTTGGGCACATTCTTTCCTTAATATTTTACAAACTTCATATCCGTCAATTCCCGGAAGCATGATATCCAGAATCACCACATTAACATTTTCTTTCCTGACAATTTCTATTCCCTCTTCTCCGGAGCCTGCTTCAAAAACAGTAAAATTATTTCTTTCCAAATTAATTCTTATAAACTTTCTAATGGAATCTTCATCTTCAATTATTAAAATATTATTTTTTCTTTCTTTATTCACATTCCCACCTCTTAATCCTCCATTTATCTTTCTCTTTTATAATACCCCTATTTAATCTGTTCAAATTTATAACCTTGTTCAGTCAAATAATCTAAAATTGAAGGCAATGCTTCTAAAGTGGTCTTTTTCGTACCTAAATCATGCATAAGAACTATTATTTTCTTTTTATTTTTTGAAGTTTTTTTCAAATTTTCAAGAAGTTTTTCAACAGGAACATCATTCCCTGAGGCATCACCTACACTTACATTCCAATCATAGTATTTATAGCCTTCCTTTTCAGCAACTTCTCTGAAGAATTTTTTCTTCTCTCCAAAAGAACCTCCCGGGAATCTAATAATATTAGTATTAAAATTTTCTCCCAGTATGCCTTTAAGGACATCCTCGTTTTGTTTTAACTCTCCTAAAAATCCATCTCTGTCTTTATATATTTTATCATATTTATGAGAATAAGTGTGATTTCCTATAGTATGTCCTTCTTCATAAATTCTTTTAACAATATCGGGATGTTTCTCTGCATTATATCCGACTAAAAAGAAAGTGGCTTTTATATCCCTCTCTTTAAGCAGATCAAGAACCTTTGGGGTAATATTGGAAGAAGGTCCGTCATCAAAGGTCAGATATGCTATTTTATTTTCTTCCGATGGGTCTGAGACGGAACATTTTTCATCATCTTTAGTATCTTCACCTGTATTTACATCCGTATTTTTATTTTTATTGGTATTTACATTTGTATTTACTTTATCAGAAGGTTTTTCCTCTGGTTTTGTTGTTTCTTTGGATACCGGTACATTTTTTTCCGGAACAGTCTCTTTTTCATTACTTTTATCAATGACCCTTTTTTCTGGAACCGGCATATCCTTTTCCGGATGATCTTCTTTTACTGTTGTATCCGTATTATTCAAATTATTTGCTTCCGCCGACAATATCTTTTTATTTTCCATTCCGTATTTACTAAAAGAACCAGCGAAAATCAATGCTAAAATTATAATGACACCTAAACAAATCTTTCTCTTACGTCTCGCTAACGCTCTGGAATTACCTATTGTCCCCTTCATTTTTTGTCACCTCATGTTTTATTTTGTATCTAAAACTATAATATTACTTTTATACCCTATTAGAGGTTACAATTAAGTAAACTTAAGGTTACAATTAGGTTACAAAATACAACAGGTTAAATCTTAACGGTCAGTTATCCGAAAACAATTATTTTTTATTGTAATACTGGCAAAGAAGTTTGTCAAGAACTTGACTTAATCTTACAATCTCTTCGTCACTTAAGTCATATCCTTTTTCGTTTATTAAATCATAAAGTTTAAGTCTGACATTTTCTATTTTTCTCAAAAGGGACATTGCTTCACCTCTCTTGTCCAAAATTCATCCCTCTCTTTTCTACGAAATTTGATTTAACCTGTTGTATTATTGAAATTTTATAACATAAATTGAATAATTGGGATAAATAAATAAAAATTTGTTATAAAAAAGTTTTTATTAAGATATTAATATATTAAGGAAACTTTTTTATAATAAATTCAACAGAAGATATAAACCCAGGTTATAAAAAAAATGCCCTTATAATATTGGGCATGTCTTATCTTTTATGAAAAAAAGGTATCTCCAGCTACTAAAAAGTAGTTTTTGAACATCGCCTTTCTAATCAATAGCAACCATCACCGTTTAATGATTTATTTAATTTTTTTATAGCTCGTTTTTCAATTCTTGATACATAAGATCGTGAAATCCCCAGCATATCGGCAATTTCCCTCTGTGTCTTACATTCTCCGTCGACAAGTCCGTATCTTAGCTCAACAATAACTTTCTCCCTATCCTTCAATACTTTATTTATTTTGGAATACAATTTCTTTACTTGTAATTTCAAATCCACTTGATCTATTATGTCATCTACGTCCGTTCCCAATATATCCATAAGTGAAATTTCATTGCCTTCCTTATCTATTCCTATAGGTTCCTGAAGAGATACTTCCACTTTAACTTTCTTATTTGAACGTATAGTCATTAATATTTCATTGTCTATACATTTTGCGGCATAAGTTGCCAATCTTGTGCCTTTATCCCTGTTAAAAGTAGTAATCGCTTTTATAAGTCCTATTGTCCCTATAGATATTAAATCATCCGAATCTTTTCCTGTATTGGCATATTTCTTTACTATGTGAGCTACCAATCTTAAATTTCTTTCTATAAGAATATTTCTGGCTTCTTCGTTTCCTTCTGCAAATAATTCTAAATATTTTTCTTCCTCTTCATTAGTCAGTGGTTTCGGAAAGGAATTTGCACTTGATATATATCCTACAAATATGAAAAAGGGTTTAATCAACCCTAACAATTCCAATATAACCAATGCCTCCATCAGAAAACACCTCCCCTTTCCCCATATTAAAATATATGAAAAAAAGGAAGCACTTGTGCAAGTCCTATCTGTTAATTTCCTGTATTTTTCGTACTATTTTTTCAAAAATGGGCACTGCCGAACTTGAGCCGGAATGACCTTCTTCTACAAGTATGGTGACTGTATACTTCGGATTTTCCCTTGGAAAATAACCGACAAACCATCCATGAATGGTAGGCTGCTTGTTGAGTATCGCCTGAGCAGAACCGGTTTTCCCTCCCGCTCCCCCTATATCCTCCAAATTTACTTTTTTAGCTGTTCCCGATATTACAACCTCATTTAAATAATCCCTTACAATCTCACAATATTTCTGTTCTATAATTCGTACGTCGTCTTCTCTGTTGAATTTCTTCACCGAATAGCCATCTTCCGTAACTATCTCGTCTACAATAGACAAACTTTTTTTTATACCGTTATTTGCTACTATCGTAATCATATTGGCTATCTGTAAAGGCGTTGCTTCGATTGTCCCCTGACCAATTGATATATTACCAATGGCAGGGCCTATCAATTCTCTTCCCTCAGGTAAATTTCCCTTTACTTCTTCCATAAGTCCTATATTGATTTTCTCTCCAAAGCCTAATTTTTTTGCCATTTCTATTATCTTTTTTGCCCCTATTCTTTCCCCTATTTGAATAAAGACGGAATTACATGATTGTGCAAAAGCATTCTTAAGATTAATTTTACCATGGCCCTCTTCTTTACTACATTTAATTATCAAATCATTGATTTGCTCATATCCTCTGCAATAAAATTCTTTATTGACCAAATTCATATCCTCTTGAAGACCGGCCAACAACACAACTATTTTAAACAGGGAGCCCGGTGGATAAGAAACCTGGACAGCCTTATTAAAAAATTCCATATTCCCCTTATTTAAATATGTATCAATACTATTTTGATTAAAATTCGGCCTGCTCGCCATAGCTACAATATCTCCCGTCGATACTTCGGTAACTATAACTGCTCCGTTTACTTTATAATCATCCATAACATTTTCAACGATTTTCTGAATATGATAGTCAGCTGTCAATTTAACGGAAGAAGGTCTACCGCTATCTTGAGATTTATTGGCAGTATACCCGGCTCCGGATATAACATTTCTTTTCCCATCCAATTCAAAGTATACATCTTCCGAATCTTCCTTTTTTAAAATATCATCAAATACCTTTTCGATTCCGCTTTCTCCTTTATTTTCGCTTTCCTTTACATAACCTATAACATGGGAAAGAATTCCCTCCTCATTATATCTCAACGTTTTGTCAAGGATAAATACTTCTTTTGGAATATCCTTTTGACTGACCGACGAGGATAAAGGTACGGACATTATCTTGTTACCGCTTTTTAAAAACTTGGATAATCTTTCTTTATCTGTATCTCCAAATTTCAATACAAAATCTTCAACGTTTTTATTATTTTCTATATCATCTCTGAATACGAACACGGTCTTTATTTTATCTCTGTTAGTAAGGGGTATGAAATTCTTATCATATATCACTCCCCTGTCCGGATATATGTTTGTTTCTTCCCCTCTCTGTTTTAATGCTTCGGTACAATAATCATCATATTTAATTATCTGTACCCAATATAGTCTGAACCCTAAGACAATAAACAAGATAACAATAAAAAATGCAAAATAAAAAATTCTGTTCTTCAACAAATTTCTTCTATATCTGCTCATAAAAAAACCTCCGCAACAATTTTCTATATTTATTATTTCCAAATTGTTGCAGAGATATTATCATTTATTTATAATGGACTTTATTTTAGTTGAAATAATGTCAATAGCTACTTTGTTATATCCTCCTTCAGGAATTATAATATCTGCATATTTTTTTGTAGGTTCTACAAATTGCATATGAGCAGGTCTCACCGTTCTCATATACTGAGTTATAACGGAATCCAGGCTCCTTCCTCTTTCATTTATATCTCTCATAATTCTTCTGATAACCCTTACATCAGAATCCGTATCAACAAATATCTTTATATCTAATAAATTTCTTATTCTCTCGTCTCCTAAAATAAGTATGCCTTCAAGGATTATAATATGCTGCGGATAAACCAAAACGGTTTCTTTTTTTCTATTGTGTATTTCAAAGTCATAAATCGGTTTTCGTATAGGTTGCCCCTTTAATAAACATTTCAGATGTTCTATAAGAAGATCGTTATCGAAGGCAAAGGGATGATCATAGTTCGTCTTCATCCTTTCTTGAAAAGTCAAACTGCTTTGATCCTTATAGTAGGAATCCTGTTCGATTATTACGGCATTCTTTTCATCTAAGCTACGAAATATCTCCTTAGCAACAGTACTTTTCCCCGAGCCTGTCCCTCCCGTTATTCCAATGAGTATGGGCCTATCCAATTGAATCACTTCCCCTGTCTTTTCTGATAATATCCCATGGTTCAACTCTTTGTTTCATCTCAATTTTAACTATCTGCTCAGGATGGGGAGCCACTTCAATTTCTTCTCCGAATTCATTCCACATCTTTTCTATTCTTTGAGTCACAAAATCCTTATTAGGTCCGAAGATTTCTATTTCATCTCCTACAAACATTCTATTTCTCTGGCTCACGGTTGCTAACCGTGTTTTATCATCATAATCTAAAACCAGCCCGACAAAATCGTAATTTCTTATATAGGAACTTGAAGTATATACCTGATCCTTGCCG is a genomic window of Acidilutibacter cellobiosedens containing:
- the sigK gene encoding RNA polymerase sporulation sigma factor SigK, with the translated sequence MEALVILELLGLIKPFFIFVGYISSANSFPKPLTNEEEEKYLELFAEGNEEARNILIERNLRLVAHIVKKYANTGKDSDDLISIGTIGLIKAITTFNRDKGTRLATYAAKCIDNEILMTIRSNKKVKVEVSLQEPIGIDKEGNEISLMDILGTDVDDIIDQVDLKLQVKKLYSKINKVLKDREKVIVELRYGLVDGECKTQREIADMLGISRSYVSRIEKRAIKKLNKSLNGDGCY
- the udk gene encoding uridine kinase, translated to MDRPILIGITGGTGSGKSTVAKEIFRSLDEKNAVIIEQDSYYKDQSSLTFQERMKTNYDHPFAFDNDLLIEHLKCLLKGQPIRKPIYDFEIHNRKKETVLVYPQHIIILEGILILGDERIRNLLDIKIFVDTDSDVRVIRRIMRDINERGRSLDSVITQYMRTVRPAHMQFVEPTKKYADIIIPEGGYNKVAIDIISTKIKSIINK
- a CDS encoding response regulator transcription factor, translating into MNKERKNNILIIEDEDSIRKFIRINLERNNFTVFEAGSGEEGIEIVRKENVNVVILDIMLPGIDGYEVCKILRKECAQIGIIMLTAKSQDIDKITGLEYGTDDYMAKPFNPIELVLRVKSLVRRMEFHLHDKSGVESDGPFKIDSYARKFYKDGREIELTPTEYSIIKLFMENSGKAFSRDEILNIVWGYDFVGDTKIVDVNIRRLRAKLEDDPSDPQIIDTVWGVGYRWAINKK
- a CDS encoding aspartyl-phosphate phosphatase Spo0E family protein produces the protein MDKRGEAMSLLRKIENVRLKLYDLINEKGYDLSDEEIVRLSQVLDKLLCQYYNKK
- a CDS encoding peptidoglycan D,D-transpeptidase FtsI family protein; the encoded protein is MSRYRRNLLKNRIFYFAFFIVILFIVLGFRLYWVQIIKYDDYCTEALKQRGEETNIYPDRGVIYDKNFIPLTNRDKIKTVFVFRDDIENNKNVEDFVLKFGDTDKERLSKFLKSGNKIMSVPLSSSVSQKDIPKEVFILDKTLRYNEEGILSHVIGYVKESENKGESGIEKVFDDILKKEDSEDVYFELDGKRNVISGAGYTANKSQDSGRPSSVKLTADYHIQKIVENVMDDYKVNGAVIVTEVSTGDIVAMASRPNFNQNSIDTYLNKGNMEFFNKAVQVSYPPGSLFKIVVLLAGLQEDMNLVNKEFYCRGYEQINDLIIKCSKEEGHGKINLKNAFAQSCNSVFIQIGERIGAKKIIEMAKKLGFGEKINIGLMEEVKGNLPEGRELIGPAIGNISIGQGTIEATPLQIANMITIVANNGIKKSLSIVDEIVTEDGYSVKKFNREDDVRIIEQKYCEIVRDYLNEVVISGTAKKVNLEDIGGAGGKTGSAQAILNKQPTIHGWFVGYFPRENPKYTVTILVEEGHSGSSSAVPIFEKIVRKIQEINR
- a CDS encoding polysaccharide deacetylase family protein, yielding MKGTIGNSRALARRKRKICLGVIIILALIFAGSFSKYGMENKKILSAEANNLNNTDTTVKEDHPEKDMPVPEKRVIDKSNEKETVPEKNVPVSKETTKPEEKPSDKVNTNVNTNKNKNTDVNTGEDTKDDEKCSVSDPSEENKIAYLTFDDGPSSNITPKVLDLLKERDIKATFFLVGYNAEKHPDIVKRIYEEGHTIGNHTYSHKYDKIYKDRDGFLGELKQNEDVLKGILGENFNTNIIRFPGGSFGEKKKFFREVAEKEGYKYYDWNVSVGDASGNDVPVEKLLENLKKTSKNKKKIIVLMHDLGTKKTTLEALPSILDYLTEQGYKFEQIK